Part of the Methanobacterium spitsbergense genome, AAGATGAGGCTATAAAATTACTTGAAAAAAGGATTATGGGTTTGGAAGGAATTAAATTTAAAGCTACAGAAAGAGTATCTAAATCCAGTTTGAAACTACCTTTTAACTTTAAAATGATGCAGAAATCCAACATTGAACGAATAAAGACAGAAATAAAAATCACTTCTGAACTCATAGACGAAATAAAAGCTGAAGACCAATGGAATTCTTCATTTATAGATTTTATGCAGTGATTTTTTTGAATTAAAAATAACTAAAGAAACTAACAGTATTTTCATAGATTAAATTAGATATAAATAAAAAATTAGGATTAAATTAATGGTTTAGGTATTTTTGCATGCTTTTTTTCCTTTAAACCACCAATTTTATCTATCCTCAGTTTTAGAAATCTTTTACCTGCCTCTGTTACACCATATATTGGTATTGAAGCTCCGGCCTTGAAACAGTTTTTTTCTCCTCCAATTTCTCTAATATACTTGGATGCACATCCAGTTACGACATCTGCATTATTAAATATTGTTTTTGCATCTTCTTTAGAGATTTGACTCAAATGTGCTGCAAAAATGTAGATCTTGATGCCTTTATTTTCACTTTCAATTTCCCTGAGCTTTGTTGCATCAGAAGCAGAAACAATGGTAACTGCAATTTTTTTGTAGCCCATGTCTATAGCTTTTAATATGCCTTTTATCTGGTCAATTAAAACATTTTCAGGATCGAGAACATTTTCACTTCCAATCTCTTTAATTACATTAGATAAAGGAGATGTACTTAAAAGTCCAGAAACTCTACCTCCTGTTCCCTGAACTATTTCGGGTTCGGTTAATATAACTGTTCCACATCCTTCACACACACTTACAACACTGTCAATTTCTCTTTCCACAATAAGAGTTGTTAGTATTTCTGAAACTCCGAAAGATAAAAAATCCTTCATTCGTATGGTTCTATCCTCTGTGCACATCCCAAAATCTTTTATACGAAACTCTATGTTTTCTTTGATATTTTCGGGTGTAAACTGTTTTATTCCCCTATATTTGTCAAATATTGGGCAGTAATCAATTTTAGGTTCTCCTACCTCAACAACTTTCCCTTCCTTTACTTTAACCCTAGTTTTTCCAAGGGCCTCAATAACATGTTCGTCCATTTTACATTCACCTAGAAATTCACTATATATTTATATGAACAGCATAGAATAAATTAATATCGTTTTTAATTCGTGATATTATAAATTAGGATAACTACAAGATTTTTATATATTTACTTCTTAATAATCTTATTTAGAGCTTAAACTTATAATATGGGAGTTATTTTATTGTTTTAATACGAAAACATTGAAGAGTAGTGTTATAAGATGAGGATAATTCTTTAAAAATTTGAGTATCGAAAGTTTTGATATGGATTCCACGTTTTTACCTTCTAAAAATTCTGCTAGCACATTGAAATCATCGTCTTTGAGGTTTTGAAAAATTTCCTGGTATCTTAGAGAGGTTTCCAAGGTCTTTCCAATGGCTGTTCTCCATTGATCTTCATATTTTTTAAGATATTTTGAGGATGTATCTTCATTTTCTATGGCTTCTACAGCTATTTCTCCGGCTATTCTACCACATTTCACAGTATTTTGTATTCCTGCCCCATTCATTGGATCAACTTGTCCTGCTGCATCTCCAACAATCATTAATCCCGATGAATAAGTTTTTTCCATTGGTCCTGCAAGCGGAACTCCCCCAATATTGAGTTCAACAGGTGTTGCATCGAATTTTTTAATAAACTTATTTAAATGGTAGATAGCTGTCTCCTTTGAATTTATTACTCCTAAACCAATATTTGCAACTCCATCACCCTTGGGGAATATCCATAAATAACCTCCGGGTGCTATTTTTGCTCCGTGATGTATTTGCAGATAATTAGGATCAATATCCATACCAACCATTTCATACTGTGCACATGATGCTATATCTTCTGTTTTATTAACAGTTTTAAGACCAGCCATCCTTGCTATATTTGATTCAAGACCATCTGCAGCTATTACAATATCTGCTTTTATTTCAACAGTTTTTCCAAGATGCTTTGCAACAACTCCACAAACATTACCATCTTTTCTTATAAGTTCTTTAACAGTAGTTTTTACCATTATATCTGTACCAGCTTTAGCTGATTCTATTGCAAGCTGTTTGTCGAAGATTTTTCGCTCTAATACATATCCTTCCATAAACCCATACATGTTATTACCCTTAACTCGGAAGTGCTTGCCACTGGGTGCATAGAAATCCACGCCCTTTATATCGGTACATAAATATTTGGGAGATGGTTCGATTTCAAGGATATTAAATGTTTCATTAGTGGTTGCCTCGGCACACTGTACAGGAGTTCCTATTTCCTGTCTTTTTTCAATCATTAACACATCTAAACCCCCTTTAGATGCAAAAAGTGATTATGTTGAGCCACCTAACCTTCCACCTACAACAACTACATCGTACTTCATATATCAACTTCTCCAATATTTAATAAGAATAATATTTTTGAATAAATAATACATTATTACATGTTTTTTCATAGGTCCCTTTGAATATAAAAGTCCTTAAAATATTATTGAATAAGATTAATTTGTATCGGGATCATAATAAAATTAATTAAAAGTGAGTGGATCATGGTATAATCTGAACATAATGCTTGCTAAAAATTAAGAGTTTGAATATTTAACTTGTTCCCATTAATTATAATTTGATAACTAGTAATATTGAAAAAGGATTTATCAAATAAATAATATTGCAAATTTATAAGATATATTGATTTAATTTATGGAATATGCGAATACAGCTCAAAAAAAAGATAGTAAGGTGGTTAAAAAGTGAAGATATTATTAATCAATGGAAGTCCTAGAAAGACTTGGAATACTTCAACTCTATTAAAAAAAGCCTCTGAAGGAGCTTTGTCTCAAAATGCAGATACAGAAATAATAAACCTCTATGATCTTAACTTTAAAGGTTGTACCAGTTGTTTTTCCTAGTATTTCCACATGACTGCAAGAAGCCTTCAATATGGGGGTGAAATTTGCAAAATAAATGAATTAAAACCAATAACTGGTTGTTTTAATTTATATTATTGATAGATAGATTTGTATAATTAGTATTACAAGTATTATAAGATTAATGGATATATAATAAGATAAAGATGAATTTATTTGGTTTATTAGGAGAAATATGATGAAGAAGTGGCTATATAAAAATTGGGCTAAACTCTGTATTATTCTTTCAATAATAGTCACAATTATAAGTTTATTATATGTTAAAACCGATAATATTATCTTGTTTTTAATATGGATTCAAATTCCAATTTATTTATTACACCAATTTGAAGAGCATTCATGGCCCGGTGGGTTTAAAAGATTTGTTAATAAGGAAATTTTTAATGTTGAAAATGGAGAATATCCATTAAATGATATCATTATCTTCTGGATAAATGTACCGATTATTTGGATTTTAATGCCAATATTTGCAGTATTATCATTTAATAACCTGTTATTTGGTTTGTGGATTCCTATTTTCGCAGTTTTCAATAGTTTAACTCATGTAATTGGTGTGATTGTAAAACGTAAATATAATCCTGGACTTTTTGTGAGTGTTGTATTGGGAATTCCTGTTGCTATCTACACATTATGGCTATTTTACACTCTAATAAACATACCATTGATGGTTACATTATTATCCATAGTTGTGGTACTTTTACTTCATTTAGCCATAATTATTCCTGCTGTAAGAAGATCTAAAATCAACAAAGGATAATTATCTATTTTAATGGATTGGTGAAAACACTATCTTTTAAATTGTTTAATTTTTTATAAAAATATAAAAATTAGTATAATTTATTTATTTTTATTTTAAAGATACTATATTCGTTAATTTAACTAATTAAATACAATTACTCTATGATTAAATTACTCCACTAAAAATATTCATTTTTAACACTCCAATATTTCAAAAAAGAATAATAAAAGAATGACTACACTTTCATCCTTTAATTTTCTTATTTATTCTGCGTCAATCATTTCTCCGTATTCAATTTCTATTTGGCAACCATTGGGGCCGCAGCAGAAATGTTGCAGATATACCTTCACATTTTGAATTGGAGGTAGAACGAATATGACGCCAAAGGATAGATGGAAAGAAGTTGAAATAATATTAAATTCAGCAATTCCTAAAGAAGAAGCATTAATGGTAGTAGATCTCATAAAAGAATCAGTAAGATATGAGATTAATGAGGCACAGAAGAAATAATTAGAAAGTAAACTAAAGTTTGATTTTTACTTTCTTTTTAAATTTTTATTGGATAAATTAAAGCTAAAAATTTATAATATACATATTATTCAGAATTATAGATAATAAAATGGTTTATTTGAAGTACATGTTTAGAATATTTCAAACATATTTTACATATTAATAGATAATTGTTTATTCTATTCAATACAAATTAATATATTGGTGATAATATATGTTATATGTAGCAGAACACACGCATCCAGCAGCAGAATGCCCTATGTTAACGGATGACGGTAAAAATATGATAAAAGAGCTTTTTTCAGAAGAACATATAAAAAGTGCAGGTATTGAAATTGTTGGAGCCTATATGAGCTGTCCTGTTGATGAGAAGGCTTATCATAAAGGATATTTCATTGTGGAAGCACCAGACCCAGAAACAGTAATAAACTTCTTTGGACCCATGAAATTATTAGAACTCAAGGAAGTAAAGCCCTTCAGCGAAATAGCAAAAACATTATAACTAAATTCTTTTATCTTTTTTTATAAATTTTTATTCTAATTTTAGTTCTCCATTTATTTGCCATCTTAATCGGCCGATTACAAATAAATACCGAACTTTATCCTCAACTGTTATCAAGCATCCACTTATGTTTTATTATTTTCACCACTATCTGTTTAGTGGGAATATACGCCTCATGGAAGAGGGGAAATGGTAGAAGTTATCAAGAGGATAAGAGTTGAATCCTATAACGCAAAATAATTAATTTAAGGTAATATTTATTATATTCAAAGTAAAATAGGGTTAATTGATCAATTTGTTGTTCAAAAGTTTTTTGGTAATAAAAAGGATCAAACTCTTTAAATTTTTAATTTCCTCTTGATTCTTTTTAAGTAAGTACTATTTTTCTAGTTACATCCGCTTTAATTCTTTCAGATATTATTTTTACCTATAATTTTAGCTTAGTTTACTAAACGTATGTGTATATCTTCTTTGATTTTTGTAATACTAAATAATATGATAAGATAAATAGGATTTAATTATGTAGAATAACTGGAAGAATATATATTCAAAACTATATATGATGCTTAATTCAAAGGAGAATATTGTATTCTAAATTTTAGTTCAAAATTATGTCAAAGAGGTATATTAACATATGAAAACTATCAAACTGAAAAAAGATCCATTGAAACTTGTAAAAGATGTTTTAAATGATTTAAAAGCATCACCAGATCTTGGAATCTACAAGTGTGTACAATGTGGTATGTGCACATCCGTCTGTCCAGGAGCAAGTCAAACAGAATACGACCCTAGGGATATGATAAGAAGGGTTCTTGAAAACGATGAAACAGTTATAGATGATGAAACTATATGGAACTGCTTTTCATGTTATACCTGTAACAGTGTGTGTCCATCTGGAAACAATGCAAGTGAAGTAAACCAGATTTTAAGACAAATGCGTATTGATAATGGTAATGGGCTTAAAAAAATTGCCACATTCAGTCCATATGGAGACAGTATCATAAAAACTGGAGTCGGATCAATTCCAAATGAATATTTTGAAACTATGATAAACGATGTTGGCCATGATTACATGATTATGAAATTAAATATAGAAAGTATGCGTACAGATCTTGGACTTGTAGATTATATATTACCTAAAGAATCAGTTAATGAAATTGAATCAATACTTGATAATTCAGGATTTAAAAATAGACTTAAAAAAGTAAAGAGATGTAAAAAATGAAAATAACACCAGATAAAGATATACTACTCTTTAAAACCTGTCTAGTGAATGTTGAATATCCAGGTATTGAATCGTCCACACGCTACATATTAGATATGATCGATGTTGAACACATGGTAGATGAAAGACAATCCTGCTGTACAGGGCTTGGACACTATTTTGATCTATTTGACCAGCTATCAACAACCGCAATAGCAGCCAGAAACTTTCAAATAGCATTAAAAACAGGTCATGGTAATATAGTTACAATGTGTGCCACATGCTATGCTATACTCAAAAAATCTGCCAAAATATTGAATCATAATGAAGAAGTCAGGAATAAAGTAAACAAAATATTAGAAAATTCTGATCTTGAAAGAATGGAATACAAAACGGGAGATATGGATCCAAGTAAAAACATATTCCATGTAGCTGAGATTTTTTTTAACAAAAGGGAAGAAATTTCCAAACTTGTTAAATTTGATCTTTCTAATTTAAAGGTTGCAACACACCATGCCTGCCACTACTGCAAGGTATATTACAACGATGCAATGGAAGGTGTAAGGAATCCTAATCTCCTAGACGGACTAGCAGCAGCTGTGGGAGTTGAAACTGTAGGATGGTATGATCATAAAAAAGTAACATGTGGTTCAGGATTCCGCCAGAGATTCACCAACAAAGAAGTTTCTTTAGCAGTTACCGCCGAAAAACTTCAGTCGTTAAAGGAACATGAGGGTGAAATACTTCTACACATGTGCCCAAACTGTCAGATGCAATTTGACCGTTATCAGCCTTACATTGAGGAAAAATTAGATACAAAGTTTAATATATGTCATTTGAATATTGCACAGTTCATTGCACTGGCATTTGGAGCAGATCCTTACAATACTATAGGTATACAGACACACACAGTTCCAATAGAACCACTTCTTAAAAGACTAGAACTCTTCGAAAAAGAAAAAAAAGCAGAAACAGAATTTAAATGATAAAATATCATTAAAACCTATTCCATTCATAAATCATTGAATGAAATTTAATGTTAAAATTATTGACAAAAGAAATAATTTACCACAAAAAATATTAACTTGGATTAAATAATTATCAAAAATATCATACTGGAGTGTATAAATGAAAAAAGAAAAACAAAGACCATATCTTTTCACAGAGGCCGTAAGTGAAGAACTAAATGTTGCATTCAAAAATTTAGCATCAGAGATAATGAAAGACAGTGCATTGTCCTCAAAGGAAAAATCATTAATTGCATTAGCATGTGCCGTGGCAATTAAATGTGAATACTGTGTAAAAGCCCATAAAGAAAATGCCTTGACCGCCGGTGCTACTATGGATGAGATTAAAGAAGCTGCGGCAGTTGCCAGCCAGGTACGTCTTGGATCAGGATTAACCTTTGCATCTTTTGTTCTA contains:
- a CDS encoding HXXEE domain-containing protein; translated protein: MKKWLYKNWAKLCIILSIIVTIISLLYVKTDNIILFLIWIQIPIYLLHQFEEHSWPGGFKRFVNKEIFNVENGEYPLNDIIIFWINVPIIWILMPIFAVLSFNNLLFGLWIPIFAVFNSLTHVIGVIVKRKYNPGLFVSVVLGIPVAIYTLWLFYTLINIPLMVTLLSIVVVLLLHLAIIIPAVRRSKINKG
- a CDS encoding flavodoxin family protein, giving the protein MKILLINGSPRKTWNTSTLLKKASEGALSQNADTEIINLYDLNFKGCTSCFS
- the hdrB gene encoding ferredoxin:CoB-CoM heterodisulfide reductase subunit HdrB codes for the protein MKITPDKDILLFKTCLVNVEYPGIESSTRYILDMIDVEHMVDERQSCCTGLGHYFDLFDQLSTTAIAARNFQIALKTGHGNIVTMCATCYAILKKSAKILNHNEEVRNKVNKILENSDLERMEYKTGDMDPSKNIFHVAEIFFNKREEISKLVKFDLSNLKVATHHACHYCKVYYNDAMEGVRNPNLLDGLAAAVGVETVGWYDHKKVTCGSGFRQRFTNKEVSLAVTAEKLQSLKEHEGEILLHMCPNCQMQFDRYQPYIEEKLDTKFNICHLNIAQFIALAFGADPYNTIGIQTHTVPIEPLLKRLELFEKEKKAETEFK
- a CDS encoding methanogenesis marker 8 protein produces the protein MDEHVIEALGKTRVKVKEGKVVEVGEPKIDYCPIFDKYRGIKQFTPENIKENIEFRIKDFGMCTEDRTIRMKDFLSFGVSEILTTLIVEREIDSVVSVCEGCGTVILTEPEIVQGTGGRVSGLLSTSPLSNVIKEIGSENVLDPENVLIDQIKGILKAIDMGYKKIAVTIVSASDATKLREIESENKGIKIYIFAAHLSQISKEDAKTIFNNADVVTGCASKYIREIGGEKNCFKAGASIPIYGVTEAGKRFLKLRIDKIGGLKEKKHAKIPKPLI
- the hdrC gene encoding ferredoxin:CoB-CoM heterodisulfide reductase subunit HdrC, with the translated sequence MKTIKLKKDPLKLVKDVLNDLKASPDLGIYKCVQCGMCTSVCPGASQTEYDPRDMIRRVLENDETVIDDETIWNCFSCYTCNSVCPSGNNASEVNQILRQMRIDNGNGLKKIATFSPYGDSIIKTGVGSIPNEYFETMINDVGHDYMIMKLNIESMRTDLGLVDYILPKESVNEIESILDNSGFKNRLKKVKRCKK
- a CDS encoding carboxymuconolactone decarboxylase family protein, with protein sequence MKKEKQRPYLFTEAVSEELNVAFKNLASEIMKDSALSSKEKSLIALACAVAIKCEYCVKAHKENALTAGATMDEIKEAAAVASQVRLGSGLTFASFVLD